The following nucleotide sequence is from Aneurinibacillus soli.
GCAACGATATTTGTTAGAAAATTTGTAGAGGGGTACACAGTTGTTTTGTTTCATGTTCGAAACACTTTTGATAAAATTAAACTTATACTATGAACTAGGTGGTTTACTGATGGACTCAAAAGATTTTGGGATTTTCTTTGCTGAAATTCGAGAAAAAAGCGGATATAAAAGTCAACGTCAGCTTGCCCTTGCTAGTAATGTTAGTAATGGAACAATCGCAAGAATTGAAGCAGGGACACAAAAGCCACAGCCCGAGACACTTAAAATTCTTTCTCATTTTCTGAAAAACGTTACATATGAAGAACTTCTAGAAAAATCAGGATATCTAACTTCCGACAACCACTTAAATGAAAACAACTTTGCAAATCATAACGTTGATAAAGCATCGCTAGTTCAATTCGGGGAACGGATCGCCATCCTACGTACAGAAAAAGGGTTTTCTCTTCAGAAACTAGCGGATGAACTAGGGATTGAAAAAAATGCACTGGTTCAGTATGAATCTGGGGAATTGAATCCAAATATCGAGGATATTAGAAAACTGGCCGAGTTCTTTGATGTCTCAACGGATCATCTTCTTGGAAAGGACAAGCTACTAACTAAAGAGGATATCTCTAAAGAGTTACAGGAAAACGGTATTAGCATGGCTTTTTACGATGGCTTGGAAGGATTCGACCAGCTCGAACCTGAGCAACAGCAGTTTATTTTGCAACAGGTCAAGCAATCAATTGAAATGTTTAAGAAGATGAGAGAACACTAATACTTAATTATAATTCCTCACAAACAACTATTTAGAAAATTACACTCCAAGAAAAGCATCCTAGAATAGAGTTTTCAGGATGCTTTTTGTTGATTTTTATGATTTTTTTTAGAAAATATATATTTTTAACACTTGTTGAATAATGGTCGTTAGCACATCTCTTGAATTGGAATTTTATCACTCTAAATTGTTTATTAAGTTCTAACTAATTTATATAACTCAAAAACATATAAGATCCAAAAACTAATTACACAATACCTAATATAAAAAATTACTTGATTTTATATTAAGAATTAAGGAAGGAAGGAAACCTATGATCGAATGGCTTCTAAATAATAAAGAATGGTTTTTTAGCGGAATTGGAGTATTTGCAATTGGAATTATCATCTCTCTTTTCAAGCGGAAAGAAAAAAAATCAATAAACCAGAGTCAAACATCAGGGAATAACTCGCATAATTTCCAATCAGCAGGAAATCTTAATGTAACTTTACCTAATCAAAATACCGGAGATAAAAAAGATGTTTAGAAAAAATCAAACACAACAAAACGGAGATCAATCAATAAATCTTCAAGCCCAAAATATAACATTAGTCCAGAATAATAATTATAGTCAAGCAGATACAATGCAAGAATCTAAAAGTAAAATACCTGATAAATATATTTTAGATTTAAAAGACAAATACTTAAAAATGCTTGAAACTGAATGTGAATATATGGACTTGGGTGGAATTTCGCCCCGTATTGGTAACAAAATCCTAAAAATAAAAATGGAGGATTTATTTATTAATTTAAGATTCATAGAAAAAGAAGTACTGCATGACTCCTTTCATGATTATCTAGAGGAAAATAGTACACAACTTCAACTTGAATTTGAACTCCTAGCAAGTACTGCTGATGATCATAATTTAGTAGCTTTAGAACATGAAGATACCCCTTCACCTTCGGAAATAGAGATTGAAGAAGATGATTATTTCCATAATTATAATTCTTACTTTTATAATACGATTAGCTTAATCAACGCCTTAAAGTCCTCCCGCGTAGTTATCCTTGGACACCCAGGCTATGGAAAAACAACTATCGGTAAATATATAGCTCACTCTATTTGCCAAGAAAAATTACATTTAGTAGG
It contains:
- a CDS encoding helix-turn-helix domain-containing protein, whose translation is MDSKDFGIFFAEIREKSGYKSQRQLALASNVSNGTIARIEAGTQKPQPETLKILSHFLKNVTYEELLEKSGYLTSDNHLNENNFANHNVDKASLVQFGERIAILRTEKGFSLQKLADELGIEKNALVQYESGELNPNIEDIRKLAEFFDVSTDHLLGKDKLLTKEDISKELQENGISMAFYDGLEGFDQLEPEQQQFILQQVKQSIEMFKKMREH